In Gossypium hirsutum isolate 1008001.06 chromosome D06, Gossypium_hirsutum_v2.1, whole genome shotgun sequence, one genomic interval encodes:
- the LOC107901924 gene encoding probable UDP-3-O-acylglucosamine N-acyltransferase 2, mitochondrial, giving the protein MAVTLKRLSSIPPLIFRNFPLSTPSCFGSLYNFSASSTNQTAFPNSMVNSETGADVDDGQEFLKWKNGGGHFHKSACIDPTVVIEIGAIVHPKSVLGANVHVGSGTAIGPCVKIGQFTKIGYNAVLSNCNVGDSCVIHNGVCIGQDGFGFFVDEDGNMVKKPQILNVRIGNHVDIGANTCIDRGSWRDTVIGDHTKIDNLVQIGHNVVIGKSCMLCGQVGIAGSVIIGDYVVLGGRVAVRDHVSIISKVRLAANSCVTKDIREPGDYGGFPAVPIHVWRRQIAIQCRSSKKRKS; this is encoded by the exons ATGGCAGTTACTCTGAAAAGATTATCCTCAATTCCTCCTTTAATTTTCAGGAACTTTCCTCTTTCTACTCCTTCATGTTTTGGCTCTCTCTATAATTTCTCTGCGTCCTCAACTAACCAAACCGCATTCCCAAATAGCATGGTTAACTCCG AAACTGGAGCTGACGTTGATGATGGCCAGGAGtttttaaaatggaaaaatggCGGTGGCCATTTTCATAAGTCAGCTTGTATTGATCCAACTGTGGTTATCGAGATTGGTGCGATAGTTCATCCGAAATCCGTTTTGGGTGCAAATGTTCATGTTGGTTCAGGGACTGCTATTGGCCCTTGTGTTAAAATCGGCCAGTTCACAAAGATTGG GTATAATGCTGTACTTAGTAACTGCAATGTAGGTGATTCATGTGTAATCCATAATGGAGTTTGCATCGGTCAAGATG GATTTGGATTTTTTGTCGATGAGGATGGCAACATGGTCAAGAAGCCTCAA ATTTTAAATGTTAGGATAGGGAACCACGTGGATATTGGAGCTAATACATGCATTGATCGGGGCAG TTGGAGAGACACAGTAATAGGAGACCATACAAAGATAGATAACTTAGTTCAG ATTGGACATAATGTAGTTATTGGGAAAAGTTGCATGCTTTGTGGACAGGTCGGCATAGCCGGTTCAGTGAT AATAGGAGACTATGTAGTCTTAGGGGGAAGAGTAGCAGTGCGTGATCATGTCTCTATCATATCAAAG GTGCGACTAGCTGCTAATAGCTGTGTCACTAAGGACATCAGAGAGCCTGGGGACTATGGTGGCTTCCCTGCT GTTCCTATTCATGTTTGGCGAAGACAAATTGCTATTCAATGCCGGAGTTCAAAAAAAAGGAAATCCTAA